From the bacterium genome, the window TAAAGCATCAGCAAACAGCTATTTCTCGGAAACTTTCATTACCGGTACCGCTAATTGATTGCTTTATAGCACCCTGCACCGTTTCGTGTCCTATTAATCAAGATGTACCCGAATATATTCGATTAGTAGATACTGGAAAATATGGAGAAGCAATATCACTTATTACCAAACGGAATCCCCTACCTTTCATAACCGGAACTCTCTGTACCCATCCTTGTATGGAAAAATGTTCACGGATTGATTATGATGAATCCGTTTTCATCCGTCATTGTAAACTCATAGCAGCAGAACATGGTTTTCCGCAATTCATTAGGCAACTCTCTAGACCGGCGCTAACCACTAAAAGTAAATGTAAAGTAGCGATTATTGGCGGTGGGCCTGCAGGGATGGCAGCTGGTTATTTTCTTAGGCTTAGTGGAATCGAGGTCACTCTATTTGAGACGCGCAATAAACTCGGTGGCATTGTTGAACATATTATCCCTAATTTTAGAATTTCTAGAACTGCGATTGAAAACGATGTAAAATTGCTCGAATTGATAGGGGTTACATACAAGTTAAATTACAGTAGGCATGTTACAATTGATGAGTATAAGAAAAAAGGATTCAAATATATCGTGCTTGCAATAGGCGCATCGGTACCTGGTTCGTTAAAATTAGAGCAATGCGACAGAGAATTGATTAACGCATTAACATTTTTAGCGAGCTATAATCAAGGAACGGGTTCGGTTGCATTAGGGAAACGAGTAGCCGTTGTAGGTGGAGGGAATACCGCTCTTGATGCAGCGAGAACCGCAAAACGGATTAACGGAGTTGAAGAAGTTTATCTTGTATACCGACGAACGATAAAATTCATGCCTGCGGATAGAGAAGAACTCGAACTTGCCTTTGCGGATGGCATTAAGGTTATCGAGTTAGTGACGCCGATAAGTTTTATAAACGGGATATTAACATGCCAAAAAATGAAACTCGGAAATAATGATACTAGCGGTCGCCCGATTCCTATACCTATTCCCAACGAACTTATTGAGATTCAAGTTGATTCCGTTATTCTTGCGATCGGTGAAAAAGTTGATTCTGACTATTTATTCAACAATCATATCCAGTTAGATGAAACAGGAAAACCAATAGTTTCACCGGATAATGAAACCTCTATACAAAATGTTTACATCATCGGTGATGCACATTTAGGTCCTTCTTCTATCATAGAATGTATCGCTGAGGGTTTTAAAGTCGCTCGGACAATAGTGCAAAAGGAATTGAATGTGACTTTAGATTTATCCAGTAAATTTACTTATACCCTAGAGCAGATCGCTGAAATTAATCTGAAAAAAGGAATATTAAAAACCAAAAGTGAAAATAAACCATGTCTAGAGTGCAATTATTTATGCAACATCTGTTCTGAAGTATGCCCGAACCGAGCGAATGTGCAAATTCGAGTTCCCGGTTTGAAAAATTTTAATCAAATACTCCATATTGACGCACTCTGTAATGAATGCGGAAACTGTGCGACGTTTTGTCCGTACTCCAGTTCGCCATATAACGATAAGTTTACTTTCTTTTGGACTCTATCAGATTTTGAATCGAGCAAAAATGACGGGTTCGTTTCTATAGACAAAAATAAGTTCAAAATCCGGTTACTCGGTTCGATAAAAGAAGTTACTTTTAACGATAATGGAACATGGGATTACACACATGGTTATACGGAAACTCTTGCAGAAAACATACGGCGATTTATTTGGACAACATACACCAAATATAATTTTTTGTTTATCAACGCAAAATGAAACTATAGAATAACTCATTCAGGTAAAGAACGCGATGCGAATACGAAACAGTTTTATTATTTTTTCTATTGTAGGATTATTACACACCATAGCATTTGCTGGGTACAGCACCTATTCTCTCAGCATTTTTCTACCTAAAACCACTACCGAATGGATTGCAATCGGAACTACGCAACATTTCGATCGGCAAACGATTTTCGATTATATGGACGGTACCGGTGAATTATACCGTTCATATAGTTTTCGTGAACTCGTTGTTCAGCGTTATAAACCTATACAATCGAACGAATCGGAAATCACAGTTGAATTATTCGACATGGGGTCTAGTGCTGATGCCTTTGGAATATTCTCGTTCGAGCAAATGGATGAACCCGTTGGTATCGGTCAAGGGTCTGAATATGGCGGCGGACTATTACGGTTCTGGAAAAACCGATTTTTTATCAATATTTATATGGAAAATGAAACAGAACTAGCTAAACAAACTATTCTTGCGCTAGGGCGAGAAATTGCCACGGCAATATCGGAAAATGGCACGATACCGAATTTAGTTGCTTACCTTCCTCAAGCGGGACTTATTGACCGGAGTATCCGATATTTCCATCTCCAATCTGGTTTAAATTATCATTATCAACTAGCTGAGAAAAATATCTTTAACCTTGATAGTACTACCAATGCTCTATTAGCAAAATATCAAT encodes:
- the ygfK gene encoding putative selenate reductase subunit YgfK, with amino-acid sequence MSDRMHIIPFADLIRWIFEEYANDRTIFGISESKFYKQKNNDPTHIFSRKIELPLGPAAGPQTQLAQNIITAYLVGARFFELKTVQVIDGHDLQLAKPCILVDDEGYNTEWSTELTVSQALHEYIKAWFALSILAQEFGLGHKDGFLFNLSVGYDYDGITHPKIDRFIEGLKNASSTAIWPECRNYVLTHLNQFNHISADYVDSISPTVSNSVTLSTLHGCPPEEIEKIARHLIAVKKLHTFIKCNPTLLGYDFVRKTLDTMGYGYISFDDRHFRTDLQFSDAIPMFKRLQEFANEHQVEFGLKISNTLPVNITNHELPGNEMYLSGKALYPLAINLACRLAEEFHGELRISYAGGVDAFNIKDICESGLLPVTCVTTILKPGGYTRFYQLAQILEKCNYPKTCIPINVEKLKRIAADAIMNEYYLKHQQTAISRKLSLPVPLIDCFIAPCTVSCPINQDVPEYIRLVDTGKYGEAISLITKRNPLPFITGTLCTHPCMEKCSRIDYDESVFIRHCKLIAAEHGFPQFIRQLSRPALTTKSKCKVAIIGGGPAGMAAGYFLRLSGIEVTLFETRNKLGGIVEHIIPNFRISRTAIENDVKLLELIGVTYKLNYSRHVTIDEYKKKGFKYIVLAIGASVPGSLKLEQCDRELINALTFLASYNQGTGSVALGKRVAVVGGGNTALDAARTAKRINGVEEVYLVYRRTIKFMPADREELELAFADGIKVIELVTPISFINGILTCQKMKLGNNDTSGRPIPIPIPNELIEIQVDSVILAIGEKVDSDYLFNNHIQLDETGKPIVSPDNETSIQNVYIIGDAHLGPSSIIECIAEGFKVARTIVQKELNVTLDLSSKFTYTLEQIAEINLKKGILKTKSENKPCLECNYLCNICSEVCPNRANVQIRVPGLKNFNQILHIDALCNECGNCATFCPYSSSPYNDKFTFFWTLSDFESSKNDGFVSIDKNKFKIRLLGSIKEVTFNDNGTWDYTHGYTETLAENIRRFIWTTYTKYNFLFINAK